The Thermococcus sp. EP1 region TTCTAAGCCTTCTGCTCCTCCCAAAGCCACATGCAGCACAGTAACCCTTTCTAGTGTTAAAGGATTTCCTTCCACATCTTCTGCACTTTATATGAGTGGGAGTTCTATTCCGTTTTCCATGTGGAGCTGTTCCACTTCCCACGAAACCTCACCTCTCGCTCATTCTATCTCAACTGGGGAGATAGCCAACACGTTATCTCCTCTGATCACTATCTTACCGTAATTCTTCTTTGGCTCGCCATCCTCAATAAGCTGAGCATTAGCCAAGACAACATTTAAGTGGATGTCATAACCAATGAGCTTTCCTCTATATTCGGCTCCTCTCTTGAGGATTACCAAAACCTCCTTGTCGAGTGACTTGTGTATAACATCAAGTGGTCTTTCCGCCATTTTTCTTCCCTCCCAAATAATCAAAGATAGAGTTCACAATGATAACGGGAACCTTGCTTTATAACTCTTTCTCTTATTAGGCACAATCCTAATTAAGGTGTGCATTATAAAGAAAGTGGAGGTGAAAATATGGATCTACTCAACGTATCCAGAAAAGTCATGGAAGACGTTTTGGCAGTGGAGAGTGGAGAAGAGATATTAATAATCACCAACCCCGGAGAAGTTTTTGATATTTCTCTGAGTCTCTTCAATGCTGCAAAAGAATTCAAAGCAAAGCCCACTATTATTATCCAAGAACCAAAGGGATCTTTAGACTATGCTGAACGGGCAGTTATTGAAGCCATCAAATCAGGCCCTGATATTGTACTTTCTATTAGTGAGAAGAAGCTTGGAAAAGATGCTTATGGTCTCAACATCGGTTATATTGGTAGAGACAACAAGAAGTACACTCACATATTTGAAAAACTTCTAAGAGGAGATAAAAGAATTAGAAGCTTTTGGAGTCCAGGTATTACCAAAGAAATCTATCTTCGCAGTGTGCTCATAGATTATATCAAACTCAGAGAAGAAGCCAATATTTTGGCAGAGATTTTAGCTAAAGGAAAAGAAGTACACATAACAACAGAAAAAGGAACAGATTTATGGATAAACATAAAAGGCAGGAGACCTTTAAAAGATGATGGAGACTTTAGAAAGCCCGGCCGTGGGGGAAATCTCCCAGCAGGAGAAGTTTTTATCTCCCCAGCAATTGGAAAGAGTGATGGTGTGATAGTTTTTGATGGAACCCTAGGGTTGGGAGGAGAGAGTATTATCCCAAAAGAACCTGTTAAAGTGTATGTAGAAAACGGTTTTATAGTCAGGATCGAAGGCAAAGATGAAGCTAAAAAACTTGAAGAAGCAATAAGGAATGCAGAAAAGATGGCTCTAGAAATGGAGAAAGAAGAATATGCCAAAAACTCATGGCATCTTGGAGAACTCGGCATAGGATTAAACCCACGAGCTCAGATGTCAGGCAAACTATTAGAGGACGAAAAAATAAGAAAAACCATCCACATAGCAATCGGAGCCAACTATGACAATGATGCTCCAGCTTTAAACCACTATGATTGTTTGGTATGGAATCCTACCGTAGAAGTGGATGGAGAGAAAATTATGGATAAAGGTAACTTTACGATATTCTGAGGTGGTAGTATGGAGATAGGGGTTGTAGGAAAACCAAACGTTGGGAAGTCGACTTTCTTTGCCGCAGCGACCCTTGCAGATGTGCAAATAGCTAACTACCCATTTACGACTATTGGAGCAAATATCGGAGTAAGCCATGCAACAGCTGAACATCCTTGTAAAGAACTTGGGTGCACACCAAATCCCCAGAATTATGATTACAGAAATGGAGTAGCCCTAATCCCGATAAAAATGATAGATGTAGCTGGACTTGTCCCAGGAGCTCATGAAGGACGAGGTCTCGGGAATAAGTTCCTAGACGATTTAAGAATGGCTGCTGCCTTAATCCACGTTATAGATGCAACTGGAAAAACAGACGTTGAAGGACAAACCACTGATTATCATGATCCTGTGGAAGATATAGAATTTCTAGAAAAAGAAATAGACTACTGGATATATGGAATCCTTAAGAAAAATTGGGATAAATTCGCAAAGAGAATAAAAATGCAAGGCTTAAAACTATCAAGGGCAATTGCAGAGCAATTAACTGGGATAGGAGTTAGTGAGGAAGACGTACTCGAAGCCCTTCACAAGGTAGGACTAAACGATGACCCCACTGTTTGGAAAGAGGACGATCTCTTTAATTTCGTGAAAGAACTCAGGAAAATAAACAAACCTATGATAATAGCTGCTAATAAAGCCGATGCAACAAGTGATGACGAAATAAAACGGCTTATAGAGGAGGGAAAGAAGAGAGGGTACATAGTGGTCCCAACTTCTGCAGTTGCAGAACTTACTCTAAGAAAAGCAGCAAAAGCAGGATACATTGAATATATCCCTGGCGATAATGATTTTACTGTACTAAAATCTCTCAACGAAAAACAAAAACATGGATTAGAACTCATCAGAGAAAGAGTGTTAGAAAGGTTTGGCTCTACCGGAATTCAGGAAGTCATAAATAGGGCTGTTTTTGAACTCCTT contains the following coding sequences:
- a CDS encoding aminopeptidase → MDLLNVSRKVMEDVLAVESGEEILIITNPGEVFDISLSLFNAAKEFKAKPTIIIQEPKGSLDYAERAVIEAIKSGPDIVLSISEKKLGKDAYGLNIGYIGRDNKKYTHIFEKLLRGDKRIRSFWSPGITKEIYLRSVLIDYIKLREEANILAEILAKGKEVHITTEKGTDLWINIKGRRPLKDDGDFRKPGRGGNLPAGEVFISPAIGKSDGVIVFDGTLGLGGESIIPKEPVKVYVENGFIVRIEGKDEAKKLEEAIRNAEKMALEMEKEEYAKNSWHLGELGIGLNPRAQMSGKLLEDEKIRKTIHIAIGANYDNDAPALNHYDCLVWNPTVEVDGEKIMDKGNFTIF
- a CDS encoding redox-regulated ATPase YchF, encoding MEIGVVGKPNVGKSTFFAAATLADVQIANYPFTTIGANIGVSHATAEHPCKELGCTPNPQNYDYRNGVALIPIKMIDVAGLVPGAHEGRGLGNKFLDDLRMAAALIHVIDATGKTDVEGQTTDYHDPVEDIEFLEKEIDYWIYGILKKNWDKFAKRIKMQGLKLSRAIAEQLTGIGVSEEDVLEALHKVGLNDDPTVWKEDDLFNFVKELRKINKPMIIAANKADATSDDEIKRLIEEGKKRGYIVVPTSAVAELTLRKAAKAGYIEYIPGDNDFTVLKSLNEKQKHGLELIRERVLERFGSTGIQEVINRAVFELLQLVPVYPVEDEHKLTDQFGNVLPHVFLMKKGSTPRDLAYKVHTDLGKSFLYAVNAKIHRRVGEDHELQFNDIIKIVATAR
- a CDS encoding LSm family protein, yielding MAERPLDVIHKSLDKEVLVILKRGAEYRGKLIGYDIHLNVVLANAQLIEDGEPKKNYGKIVIRGDNVLAISPVEIE
- a CDS encoding 50S ribosomal protein L37e, which encodes MGSGTAPHGKRNRTPTHIKCRRCGRKSFNTRKGYCAACGFGRSRRLRKYSWSHKWKKAKGIL